In Serratia sp. FDAARGOS_506, a genomic segment contains:
- a CDS encoding YihD family protein, with the protein MKTHRVNELIELLHPAWQEDPDLNLMQFLQKLAKEAGFQGELSELSDDILIYHLKMRGSAGTDQIPGLKKDYEEDFKTALLRARGVIKD; encoded by the coding sequence ATGAAAACGCATCGCGTAAACGAGTTGATCGAGCTGTTGCACCCGGCCTGGCAGGAAGATCCCGATCTCAATTTGATGCAGTTTTTGCAAAAGCTGGCGAAGGAAGCGGGGTTTCAGGGCGAATTGTCCGAACTGAGTGACGACATTCTTATTTACCACCTGAAAATGCGCGGCAGCGCAGGCACAGATCAGATCCCTGGCCTGAAGAAAGATTACGAAGAAGATTTTAAAACGGCGCTGTTGCGCGCTCGCGGCGTTATCAAGGACTGA
- the mobA gene encoding molybdenum cofactor guanylyltransferase MobA — MHKEISGVILAGGQATRMGGEDKGLVLIGGTALYQHVLARLRPQVASVAISANRNQARYQASGLPVIGDLTPDFAGPLAGMLAGLKQSPSEWVAFVPCDVPDFPADLVAQLWRQKGAAPAAFASDGERDHPTLALLHTQIAPQLADYLARGERKLMLFLHQINAQRVVFNGQQAAFDNLNTPEDCRRWQQARELKK; from the coding sequence ATGCATAAAGAAATCAGCGGCGTAATTTTGGCCGGCGGGCAAGCCACGCGTATGGGCGGTGAAGACAAAGGCCTGGTGTTGATTGGCGGTACCGCACTCTATCAGCATGTTCTGGCTCGGCTACGGCCGCAGGTGGCTTCCGTCGCCATCAGCGCCAACCGCAATCAGGCACGCTACCAAGCGAGCGGTTTGCCGGTGATTGGCGATCTGACGCCCGATTTCGCCGGGCCATTGGCCGGAATGCTCGCCGGGCTCAAGCAATCTCCCAGTGAGTGGGTGGCCTTCGTCCCTTGTGACGTCCCCGACTTTCCCGCCGACTTAGTCGCGCAACTCTGGCGGCAAAAAGGCGCAGCGCCAGCCGCCTTTGCCAGCGATGGCGAACGGGATCACCCTACGTTGGCGTTGTTGCACACCCAAATAGCGCCACAGTTGGCTGACTATCTGGCGCGTGGTGAACGCAAACTGATGCTGTTCTTGCATCAGATTAACGCACAACGCGTGGTGTTCAACGGGCAACAAGCGGCATTTGATAACCTGAATACGCCGGAAGACTGCCGACGCTGGCAGCAAGCACGAGAGCTTAAAAAATGA
- the mobB gene encoding molybdopterin-guanine dinucleotide biosynthesis protein MobB, producing the protein MNRSLPPLLAIGAYSGTGKTTLLKQLIPMLKQRQVRVGLIKHTHHDMDVDTPGKDSYELRKAGADQTLVASDRRWALMTETPEQQPLDLRYLAERFDADKVDLILVEGFKHEPVSKILLYRAEIGRPLEDMLDQFVVAVASDRPLSIVAKQLDLNQPESIADFIVEWLKGAA; encoded by the coding sequence ATGAATCGTTCATTGCCCCCCTTACTGGCCATCGGTGCCTACAGCGGAACGGGAAAAACCACCCTGCTCAAGCAGTTGATCCCTATGCTGAAACAGCGCCAGGTACGGGTTGGGCTGATAAAGCATACGCATCATGACATGGATGTGGATACGCCGGGTAAAGACAGCTATGAGCTGCGCAAAGCGGGGGCCGACCAAACGCTGGTCGCCAGCGATCGTCGTTGGGCATTGATGACCGAGACACCGGAGCAACAACCTTTGGATCTACGCTACCTGGCAGAACGTTTTGATGCCGATAAGGTCGATTTGATTCTGGTGGAAGGGTTCAAACATGAGCCGGTCAGCAAGATCCTGCTTTATCGGGCTGAGATCGGCAGACCCTTGGAAGACATGCTGGATCAGTTTGTCGTAGCGGTAGCCAGTGACCGACCGCTATCCATCGTGGCTAAGCAGTTGGATCTCAATCAACCGGAAAGCATCGCTGACTTTATTGTCGAATGGTTGAAAGGCGCAGCGTAG
- a CDS encoding FadR/GntR family transcriptional regulator, whose translation MPLNAQQQAAQRNLSYLLAEKLGQQILAGDYQAGSILPGEMELGEQFGVSRTAVREAVKMLAAKGMLLPRPRIGTRVMPQSQWNFLDQDLLTWWMTRENFDQVMQHFLILRTSLEPQACALAANHASPQQTKLLAELMAEMRALHTQFDRERWILVDTQFHQLIYEASGNPFLTSFANLFSSVYQSYFRAITGNEVIKLRHHQAIVDAILAGDSAGALVACQVLLKEKD comes from the coding sequence ATGCCGCTAAATGCACAACAACAGGCCGCCCAACGTAATCTTTCTTATCTGCTTGCAGAGAAACTCGGCCAACAAATTCTGGCGGGCGATTATCAGGCCGGCAGCATCCTGCCCGGTGAAATGGAACTGGGCGAGCAATTCGGCGTCAGCCGCACCGCTGTACGCGAAGCGGTAAAGATGTTAGCCGCCAAAGGCATGTTGTTGCCGCGCCCGCGCATCGGCACCCGCGTGATGCCGCAAAGCCAATGGAATTTTCTCGACCAGGATTTACTGACCTGGTGGATGACGCGGGAAAACTTCGATCAGGTGATGCAACACTTCCTTATCCTGCGCACTTCGCTGGAGCCGCAGGCCTGCGCGTTGGCGGCAAACCACGCCAGCCCGCAGCAAACCAAGCTGCTGGCGGAGCTGATGGCGGAAATGCGCGCACTGCATACCCAGTTTGATCGCGAGCGCTGGATCCTGGTCGATACCCAATTCCACCAGCTCATCTACGAGGCCAGCGGCAACCCGTTCCTGACCTCGTTCGCCAACCTGTTCAGTTCGGTGTACCAAAGCTACTTCCGCGCCATCACCGGCAATGAAGTGATCAAGCTGCGCCATCATCAGGCTATCGTCGATGCGATACTCGCCGGAGACAGCGCCGGCGCGCTCGTCGCCTGCCAGGTGCTGCTGAAAGAGAAAGACTAG
- the mdtD gene encoding multidrug transporter subunit MdtD — MTQSARSMAGLPWIAAMAFFMQALDATILNTALPAIAESLGRSPLAMQSAVISYTLTVAMLIPVSGWLADRFGTRRVFIFAVTLFTLGSLLCALSPTLSVLVASRVLQGIGGAMMMPVARLALLRAYPRSELLPVLNFVTMPGLVGPILGPLLGGWLVTYATWHWIFLINIPIGLLGIFYARKYMPDFTTPKRRFDLLGFMLFGLSLVLISTGLELFGERVLASYVSLGILLSGFVMLFGYIAHARRHPQPLIGLDLFKTRTFSVGIAGNVASRLGTGCVPFLMPLMLQVGFGYTAIVAGCMMAPTAIGSLMAKSTVTQVLRWFGYRKTLVGITVIIGVLIAQFSLQSPGMPLWLMILPLFVLGMAMSTQFTAMNTISLADLNDANASAGNSVLAVTQQLSISFGVAISAAVLRFYESLSLGTMIDHFHYTFITMGIVTVASALVFMLLRRKDGRNLISGQESKKEAKAAS; from the coding sequence ATGACCCAATCCGCGCGCAGTATGGCAGGACTACCGTGGATCGCCGCAATGGCGTTCTTTATGCAGGCGCTGGACGCCACCATCCTCAACACCGCGCTGCCGGCGATCGCCGAAAGCCTGGGGCGTTCGCCGCTGGCGATGCAATCGGCCGTCATCAGCTATACGCTGACGGTGGCGATGCTGATCCCGGTCAGCGGCTGGCTGGCGGACCGCTTCGGCACCCGCCGCGTGTTCATCTTCGCCGTCACGTTATTCACCCTCGGCTCGCTGCTGTGCGCCCTGTCCCCTACGTTGAGCGTGCTGGTTGCTTCTCGCGTGCTGCAAGGCATCGGCGGCGCGATGATGATGCCGGTCGCGCGGTTGGCGCTGCTGCGCGCCTACCCGCGCAGCGAACTGCTGCCAGTGCTGAACTTCGTCACCATGCCCGGTCTGGTCGGGCCGATTCTGGGGCCGCTGCTGGGCGGCTGGCTGGTAACTTACGCCACCTGGCACTGGATTTTCCTGATCAATATCCCTATCGGCCTGCTCGGCATCTTCTATGCGCGCAAATACATGCCGGATTTCACCACGCCCAAGCGCCGCTTCGATCTCCTTGGCTTTATGCTGTTCGGCCTGAGCCTGGTGCTGATCTCTACCGGGCTGGAGCTGTTTGGCGAGCGGGTACTGGCGAGCTATGTTTCGCTGGGTATTCTGCTTAGCGGCTTTGTGATGCTGTTCGGCTACATCGCGCACGCACGCCGTCACCCTCAGCCGCTGATCGGTCTCGACCTGTTCAAAACCCGCACCTTCTCGGTCGGCATCGCCGGCAACGTCGCTTCCAGGCTGGGCACCGGCTGCGTGCCGTTTTTAATGCCGCTCATGTTGCAGGTGGGATTCGGCTATACGGCGATCGTCGCCGGTTGCATGATGGCGCCAACCGCCATCGGCTCGCTGATGGCGAAATCCACAGTGACTCAAGTGCTGCGCTGGTTCGGCTACCGTAAAACACTGGTCGGCATCACCGTTATCATCGGGGTGCTGATCGCCCAGTTCTCCCTACAAAGCCCGGGCATGCCACTGTGGCTGATGATCCTGCCGCTGTTCGTGCTGGGCATGGCGATGTCCACCCAGTTCACCGCCATGAACACCATCAGCCTGGCGGATTTGAACGACGCCAACGCCAGCGCCGGCAACAGCGTCCTTGCAGTCACTCAGCAGCTGTCCATCAGCTTCGGCGTGGCGATCAGCGCGGCGGTACTGCGTTTTTACGAATCTCTGTCGTTAGGCACCATGATCGACCACTTCCATTACACCTTTATCACGATGGGGATCGTCACCGTGGCGTCGGCGCTGGTATTTATGTTGCTGAGAAGGAAAGATGGCCGCAATTTGATTAGCGGCCAGGAAAGCAAGAAAGAAGCGAAAGCGGCGAGTTAA
- the rbsR gene encoding ribose operon transcriptional repressor RbsR has protein sequence MATMKDVARLAGVSTSTVSHVVNNNRFVSDSVRDKVMAAVEQLNYAPSALARSLKLNQTRTIGMLVTASNNPFYAEVVRGVERSCYERGYSLILCNTEEDAARMNRSMETLLQKRVDGLLLMCTENHRPSQDALSRYPSLPIVMMDWAPFEGANDIIQDNSLLGGEMATDHLIARGYRKIACIAGPQDKTTARHRLEGYRNAMRRAGLLVPSGYEVHCDFEFEGGVNAMHQLLALDEPPHAVFAGNDAVAVGVYQALYQAGLSVPQDMAVMGYDDIELARYLAPPLSTIHQPKDSLGELAIDALINRLQNPERAPQVLVLTPELVERASVGRR, from the coding sequence TTGGCCACCATGAAAGATGTCGCCCGCCTGGCGGGTGTTTCAACCTCTACCGTTTCGCATGTGGTCAACAACAATCGCTTTGTCAGCGACAGTGTGCGCGACAAGGTCATGGCGGCCGTGGAACAGCTGAACTATGCGCCTTCCGCGCTGGCGCGCAGCCTGAAACTCAATCAGACGCGCACCATCGGCATGCTGGTGACCGCCAGCAACAACCCGTTTTATGCTGAAGTGGTGCGCGGCGTGGAGCGCAGCTGCTATGAACGCGGCTACAGCCTGATCCTGTGCAACACGGAAGAAGACGCCGCGCGCATGAACCGCAGCATGGAGACGCTGCTGCAAAAGCGCGTCGATGGTTTGCTGCTGATGTGCACCGAAAACCACCGGCCATCGCAAGATGCCTTGAGCCGCTACCCGTCACTGCCGATCGTGATGATGGACTGGGCGCCGTTCGAGGGCGCCAACGACATTATTCAGGATAACTCGCTGCTGGGTGGCGAGATGGCGACCGATCATCTGATCGCCCGCGGCTACCGCAAGATCGCCTGCATCGCCGGCCCGCAGGATAAAACCACCGCCCGTCACCGGCTGGAAGGCTATCGCAACGCGATGCGGCGCGCCGGATTGCTGGTTCCGTCAGGGTATGAAGTGCATTGCGATTTTGAGTTTGAGGGCGGTGTGAACGCCATGCACCAACTGCTGGCGCTGGACGAGCCGCCGCATGCGGTGTTCGCCGGTAACGACGCGGTGGCGGTGGGCGTTTATCAGGCTCTATATCAGGCCGGGCTTTCCGTGCCGCAGGATATGGCGGTGATGGGTTACGATGACATTGAGCTGGCCCGTTATCTGGCGCCGCCGCTGAGCACCATTCATCAGCCGAAGGATTCGTTGGGCGAACTGGCGATCGATGCGCTGATCAACCGCCTGCAAAACCCGGAGCGCGCACCCCAGGTGCTGGTGCTGACGCCCGAGCTGGTGGAGCGCGCCTCGGTGGGCCGCCGTTAA
- the rbsK gene encoding ribokinase, translating into METGKLVVLGSINADHILNIEQFPHPGETVIGKQYKVAFGGKGANQAVAAGRSGADIAFIACVGADDIGERVRRQLANDRIDTQPIEAIADSTTGVALIFVNAEGENVIGIDAGANAAVTPDYLARYQQKVIDADALLMQLESPLETVIAAARLAKQHHTQVILNPAPARELPDELLGMIDMITPNETEAQRLTGIAVDNDADAARAAQALHDKGIATVIITLGSRGVWLSENGNGKLVPGFKVQAVDTIAAGDTFNGALVTALLEGKNMADAVRFAHAAAAIAVTRPGAQPSVPWREEIDAFLLQQG; encoded by the coding sequence ATGGAAACAGGTAAGCTGGTGGTTCTTGGCAGCATCAATGCCGACCATATCCTCAATATTGAACAGTTCCCCCACCCGGGCGAAACGGTGATCGGGAAACAATATAAGGTGGCGTTCGGCGGCAAGGGCGCGAATCAGGCGGTGGCGGCCGGGCGCAGCGGGGCGGATATCGCCTTTATCGCCTGCGTGGGCGCCGACGACATCGGTGAACGTGTCCGCCGGCAGCTGGCGAACGATCGCATTGATACCCAACCGATTGAAGCCATCGCCGACAGCACCACCGGTGTGGCGCTGATCTTCGTCAACGCCGAAGGCGAGAATGTGATCGGCATCGATGCCGGCGCCAACGCCGCGGTGACGCCGGATTACCTGGCGCGCTACCAACAAAAAGTGATCGATGCCGATGCCCTGCTGATGCAGCTGGAGTCGCCGCTGGAGACGGTGATCGCCGCCGCCCGCCTGGCGAAGCAGCATCACACGCAGGTGATCCTTAATCCGGCCCCGGCGCGTGAGCTGCCGGACGAGCTGCTGGGCATGATCGATATGATCACCCCGAATGAAACCGAAGCCCAGCGCCTGACCGGCATCGCCGTGGACAACGACGCCGATGCGGCGCGCGCGGCGCAGGCGCTGCATGACAAGGGCATCGCGACGGTGATCATCACCCTCGGCAGCCGCGGCGTGTGGCTGAGCGAAAACGGCAACGGCAAACTGGTGCCCGGCTTCAAGGTGCAAGCGGTGGATACCATCGCCGCCGGCGATACCTTTAATGGTGCGCTGGTGACCGCCCTGTTGGAAGGCAAGAACATGGCCGACGCGGTGCGTTTTGCCCATGCGGCGGCGGCGATCGCCGTGACCCGCCCAGGCGCGCAGCCTTCGGTGCCGTGGCGTGAAGAGATCGACGCCTTCTTGCTGCAGCAGGGGTAA